TATTGGATTCGAGAGCTCGTGCGACGAGACCGGTGTGGCCATTGCGTGCACCGAACGTGGCCTGCTGGCCCACGCCCTGTATAGCCAGATCGCCATGCACCGCGAGTACGGTGGCGTGGTACCGGAACTCGCCTCGCGCGACCATATCCGGCGCATTGTGCCGCTGACGCGGCAGGTGCTGCAGCAGGCTGGCGTACGGGCATCCGATCTGGAACTGGTGGCGTATACCGCTGGGCCAGGCCTGGCTGGCGCTCTGTTGGTGGGGGCGGGCTTTGCGCGCGCTTTTGCCTGGGGTCAAGGCTTGCCTGCCTTGCCGATTCATCACCTGGAAGGCCATTTGTTGTCACCCCTGCTGGCCGAAGACACACCGGATTTTCCGTTTGTGGCTTTGTTGGTGTCCGGTGGCCACACTCAGTTGATGCGGGTGGATGGGGTCGGGCAGTACCAGTTGTTGGGCGAGACGCTGGACGACGCGGCAGGCGAGGCCTTTGATAAAAGCGCCAAGCTGTTGGGCCTGGGCTATCCCGGCGGCCCAGAGCTGTCGCGTCTGGCGGAGCAGGGCGATGCCAGCGCCTGTCAGTTGCCGCGCCCCATGCTGCATAGCGGCGATCTGGATTTCAGCTTCAGTGGCTTGAAGACCGCAGTGCTGACCCGGATGCGGGCATTTCAGGCAGCCGGTCAGGAAACCGATTTGGTGGCTCGGGCCAATCTGGCGGCCGCCACTGAATCCGCGATTGTGGATGTGCTGGCGGCAAAATCGATACGCGCTTTGCGGCAGACAGGGCTGAAGACGCTGGTGGTGGCGGGTGGTGTGGGCGCCAACCAGCATTTGCGCCGCCAGTTGCAGGCGGCGATGCCTGCGCTGGGAGGGCGGGTATATTTCCCGCCGCTGCACCTATGCACCGACAATGGCGCCATGATTGCCTGGGCCGCCGCCCTGCGGGTGCGCGCCGGGCTGGTGGACACAAGCCAACTGCTGGATGCCGGGTTTGCCGTGCGACCGCGCTGGAATCTGCAGGATATCTGCGTGCCGGGCTGACCGGATTCAGGGTTTTTTCTTGGCCCCCAGGCGGCTTTCGGTGCCTGCCATCAGGCGGTTGATATTGGCCCTGTGGCGGTTGATCACCAGCACGCTGATCAGGACGATGATGATGGTGGTTGGCGCATTGCTGCGCCAGATGGCGTTATCGCCCAAAATATAATAAAAAGGCGCGAATACAGCCGCCAGGATCGAAGCCAGCGACACAAAGCGGGTCACCAGCACCAGCACCAGGAAGGTCAGTGTGGTGGCCAGCGCCAACCAGGGCTGTAGCGCCAATAGCACCCCCAGGGCGGTCGCGACGCCCTTGCCCCCCCGAAACCCCAGGAACAAGGACAGCATGTGACCCAGCACGGCGCCCAGCCCGGCCAGCGGGATGGCAAGTTCAGGCAGCCAGCCCTGGCGTACGCACCAGGCTGCCAAGGCAACGGCAGCCCAGCCCTTGGCGGCGTCGCCCAGCAGCGTCAGGATGGCAGCGACCTTGCTGCCGCTGCGCAGGACATTGGTGGCCCCGGGGTTGCCCGAGCCAAAGCTGCGTGGATCGCGCAAGCCCATCAGTCGGCTGACGATCACGGCAAAGGGCAGGGAACCCAGCAAATACCCCACCAGCAGGCTAAGAATGGGACCTAGGGTCAAGAGGTAATCAGGCATATGTGTTGTGGGCCGCCATGGGCAGCATGAATCCGAATGGGGGCCATTCTAAAGCCGGCGGCCTTCAACGTCATCCTGATCAGGGTATCCCCGAGTACAATTCGCTTCATCCAGTTTCATACAGGCAGGCGGCAATGCGGATTTTGGTCACGAATGATGATGGTTACAACGCGGCGGGCATTGAAGCGCTGGTGGCGGTGTTGCGTCCTTTGGGCGATATCACGGTAGTGGCGCCCGAAACCAACTGCAGTGGGGCATCCAATTCCCTGACGTTGCGCCGTCCTTTGTTGGTCAGGCAGGCTGCCAATGGGTTTTTCTTTGTTAATGGTACGCCGTCGGATTGCGTCCACGTTGCGCTGACGGGCTTGCTGGATTTTCGCCCTGATCTGGTGGTGTCCGGCATTAATAATGGCGCCAATATGGGCGAAGACACACTGTACTCCGGGACTGTGGCTGCCGCCTCCGAAGGCTATCTGTTCGGCGTGCCGTCGATTGCTTTTTCCTTACTTAGCCGCGAATGGCAGCATCTGGACACCGCCGCCCAGGTTGCCCACGAACTCGTGGTCCGGTTTCGCGATCAGCCCTGGGCATCGCCGCTGTTGCTCAATGTCAACATCCCCTCCGTGCCCTACCGCGAACTGACGGGGTTTCGGACCACCCGGCTGGGGCGTCGGCATCCCTCCGAGCCCGTGATTCGCAGCACGACGCCTTATGGTGAAACCGTGTATTGGATTGGGCCGGTAGGGCGTCCGCTGGATGGCGGGCTGGACACGGACTTCGGGGCAACCGAGTCGCTGGCGGTTTCTTTGACCCCTTTGCGTCTGGATCTGACGGATCATGCCCAAGCCCAGGCAGTTGCCCAGTGGGTGCAGGCCTGATGAATAAATCGCGTCACCCCCCCCTGGGCCAGCCGCCGCGCATCAGCCGCAGCCCGGTTCGCAGCAGTACGCTGGGGCCTGGGTATTCGGTGGCTAACAGCAATACCCGGATACTGGGGCCACAAGGCGGCACAGCCACGTTGTCGTCTGCCGTGCCGCCTGCGGCATCCGCCAACCTGGGCTTGAATTCAGATCGCTTGCGCACTCAGATGGTGCGCCGTCTGCGTGAACAAGGCATTAGCGATGACCGGGTGCTGGCCGCCATGCAGGCGGTTGCCCGGCATGATTTTGTGGACCAGGGCTTGGCCAGCCGTGCCTACGAGGACGCGGCCCTGCCGATCGGCTACGGTCAGACCATTTCGCAGCCCTGGGTGGTTGCTTATATGCTGGCGGTGATGGCCCAGGATCGCACCCCCCAACGGGTACTGGAAATCGGCGCTGGCTGTGGCTATCAGTCAGCCGTGCTGGCCCAGTTCGTGCCCGAGGTCTATGCCGTCGAACGCATCCGCGGGCTGTATGATCAAGCGCGTCTGAATCTGTCTCATGGCCGGGCTCGTGGCCGGGTTCGCCTGTCGTTTGGCGATGGCATGCGGGGTCTGGAACACCGGGCGCCTTTTGATGGCATTGTCGTTGCGGCTGCGGGGGTTAAAATCCCAGAAGTCTTGTTGCACCAGTTGGCTGTTGGCGCACGACTGATTGCCCCCGAAGGTGCCGCGCACCAAAGGCTTATTCTCTTCGAGCGCACCGGCCCAGCCTCCTGGCACCGTGTCGAGCTCGAAGATGTCCGATTTGTACCACTGCGTCCTGGCACGCAGGCCTGAGTAGGAGAACCACATGCACGATGGGACGCTGGTGACAGATGCTCCAACCCCCCAATCATTGCGCACAGAGCGCTTTTTGTCGCCGGGCCGCTCCACGCCCAAGGCGCCGCGTGGGGGCCGCCATATTCTGCTGCTGGCTGCCGTGCTGTCTGCTGTTGCTCTGGCAGGCTGCGCTTCGCGCTCACAGCGCGCCCCGGTAGCAGACCATTCCAGTGGATCGTCTACCCAGGCGGCCAGCGGTACTTATGTCGTGCGCTCTGGCGATACGCTGTATAAGATCGCTCAGGCCCATGGCATGGAGGTCTCGCGCCTGGTGCAGCTGAATAACATCACCGATCCCTCGCAACTGGCGATTGGCCAAATGTTGCGTCTGGACGCCAGTACGCCACAGCCCACCGGCGGGGCTGCCACGACCGTGGCGACGCCGGTGACGACGCCCGGCAGCAGCGCCGGCACGCCTGCGGCGCCTGTCAGCACCAGTGCTGCACGCGCCAGCGATGCAAACCTGGTGTCATGGGGCTGGCCGGCCGAGGGCAAGATCATCCAGGGATTTACCAGCAACACCAAGGGTATCGACATTGAGGGCCAGGCTGGCGCACCGGTGTTGGCGGCAGCCGATGGCAAGGTCTTGTATGCCGGCAATGGCGTGCGCGGGCTGGGCAATCTGATTCTGCTGGGTCATAGCAATGGCTTTATCACTGCCTATGCCCATAACCAGACCCTGTTGGTCAAGACCGGCAGTGCCGTCAAAAAAGGCGTCAAGGTCGCCACCATCGGCCAGACCGACACCACATCGCCGCGCCTGCACTTCGAGGTCCGGCGCAGTGGCACCCCGGTTAATCCCTTGTCCTATCTTCCCGCCCGATGATTCCCACCCTGGTCTTTGATCTGGAAACCATCCCGGATGCCGCCGGTTTGCGGCGTCTGAATCCCCAGTGGGCGGAGCTGCCGGACGCTGACCTGATTGAAGCGGCGCTGGCTCAGCGCCGCGAAACCCACGGCAATGATTTTTTGCCGCTGCATCTGCAGCAGGTGGCCGTCATCGGTTGCGCTTTTCGCGATGATCAGGGCTTTCGGGTACGGACCATTGGTCAGGCAGATGATCCGGAATCTGCCTTGATTACCGGCTTTTTCAAGACCATCGGCCATTACACCCCCACCTTGGTCAGTTGGAATGGGTCTGGTTTTGATCTGCCGGTGCTGCATTACCGCAGTCTGATTCACGGGGTGGCCGCACCACGTTATTGGGATACCGGCGAGGACGACCGTGATTTCCGTTTCAACAACTACCTGAATCGCTATCACACGCGTCATGTGGACTTGATGGATGTGCTGGCGAAATTCAATGGTCGCGCCAATGCGCCCCTGGACCAGTTGGCCAAGCTCTGTGGTTTCCCCGGCAAGCTCGATATGGATGGTGGGCAGGTCTGGCAGGCCTGGCATGCCCGGCCAGCGCGATCATGTACGCAATTACTGCGAGACCGACGTGGTCAATACCTGGCTGGTGTACTGTCGCTATCGCCTGATCAAGGGCGAACTCGACCCGGTCTCTTATGCCGCCGAACTGGATTTGGTGCGCAATACCCTGGCGGGCATCGATGCCCCTCACTGGAAAGAATTTCTCTCTGCCTGGACCCATGCCTGAACCCATTTTGCATACCCTGGATATCGAGTCCCTGGATCTTGAGGGACGGGGCATTGCCCACCACGACGGCAAAGTTGTTTTTGTGGATGGGGCGCTGCCCGGTGAACGCGTGGTGGCACGCATCACCCGTCGTAAGCCCTCCTACGATAAAGCCCAGCTAGAGTCCGTGCTGCGGGCTTCGAGCCAGCGCGTCACGCCCCCTTGTCCGCATTTTGGCGTCTGTGGCGGCTGTGCCATGCAGCACCTGGACCCAGCTGCCCAGATGGCCGTCAAGCAACGCGCCCTGGAGGACGCCTTGGCGCATCTGGGCAAGGTGACCCCAGGCCAGATCCTGCCCGCCATGCAAGGGCCGGATTGGGGCTATCGCCATCGTGCGCGCCTGTCGGTGCGTCTGGTGCACAAAAAAGGCGGCGTACTGGTCGGATTTCGTGAACGGCGCGGCAGCTATGTGGCCGATATTCACGAATGCCGGGTCTTGCCGCCGCATGTATCGGCGTTGCTGGTGCCTTTGCGCGGGCTGGTGGGCGGACTGTCGCGACCGGACCGCATTCCTCAGATCGAGGTGGCCGTGGGCGACCAGGCCACCGTGCTGTGCCTGCGCCACATGGAACCCCTGACGGACGCAGACCTGCTGCGCCTGCGTGATTTCGCGGGCATGCACAACATCATCTGGTGGTTGCAGCCCAAGGGGCCGGAGACCGCGCATCCCCTGGACCCAGCCCAGCTGGATGCCCTGGCTTATGCGCTGCCGGCCTATGGCTTGCGCATGCACTACCGGCCAGCGGACTTTACCCAGGTCAATCCATTCATCAACCAGACCCTGATTGCGCGGGCCTTGATGCTGCTGGATGTGCAGCCGCAGGATCGGGTCGCGGACTTATTCTGTGGACTGGGGAATTTCAGCCTGCCATTGGCCACCCAGGCTCGTCAGGTCTTGGGTATCGAGGGCAGTGCCACCTTGGTGGCCCGGGCGCGCGAGGATGCGATGCGCCAGGGTCTGGCCGAACGCACGGAATTTACTGAGCTGAATTTATTCGAGGTTGACGCAGACTGGCTGCGCAGCCTGGGCTATTTTGATCTGATGCTGATTGATCCGCCCCGCGAGGGGGCTTTTGCCGTGGCCCAGGCCTTGGCCGTCTTGGCGCCGACAGAGCGTCCGCGCCGGGTGGTGTATGTGTCCTGTAATCCTGCCACCTTGGCGCGCGATGCCGGCTGTTTGGTGCATGACGGAGGCTGGACACTACGTGCGGTGGGGGCGGTGAATATGTTTCCGCACACGGCGCACGTCGAGTCCATTGCCGTTTTCGAGCCCTAAGGACTCTCTGAATACAGAGGGTTCTTAAGACCGCATCATCAGGCTTTTTTGGTGTCCAGGATGAGTTGGGCTTCGATGCGGACGCGTTCGGGGGCGGTGCCGCCGATGTGCTTGCGGGCCGCTACCGAACCTTCCAGGGTGAGCACCTGGAAGACATCGTCGTCGATATCCTGGTGAAATGCGCGTAAATCAGCCAATGACAGGTCGGCCAGATCGCAGCCGCGTTGCTCGCAAGAACGCACCGCAAGCGCCACGGTTTCGTGGGCATCCCGAAATGGCAGCCCGCGTTTGACCAGGTAGTCGGCCAGATCCGTCGCCGTGGCGTAGCCCTGCATGGCGGCAGCCCGCATGGCAGCGGGGTTGACCTGTACCCCACCCATCATGTCGACAAAAATCGTCAGCGTATCGCGGATGGTGTCGGCGGTGTCGAACAGACCTTCTTTGTCTTCCTGGTTGTCTTTGTTGTAGGCCAGTGGCTGGCCCTTCATCAGGGTCAGCAAGGCGACCAGATGGCCATAGATGCGGCCTGTCTTGCCGCGTGCCAGTTCGGGCACGTCCGGATTTTTTTTTCTGCGGCATGATGGAGCTGCCCGTGCAGAAGCGGTCGGCCAGATCAATAAAGCCCACGCGGGGGCTCATCCACAGCACCAGCTCTTCGGATAGGCGCGAAATGTGCGTCATGATCAGGGCGGCGGCGGCGCAGAACTCGATGGCGAAGTCGCGGTCGGACACGGCATCCAGCGAATTGCGGCAGACCTCGTCGAAGTCCAGGCTGCGTGCCACGCGTTCGCGGTCGATGGGATAGGAAGTACCCGCCAGCGCAGCAGCGCCCAGCGGCAGGCGGTTCGTGCGGCGGCGGCAATCGATCAGGCGTTCGGCATCGCGGCCAAACATTTCGGCATAGGCCAGCAGATGGTGGCCAAAGGTAACCGGCTGGGCTACCTGCAGGTGGGTGAAGCCCGGCAGGATGGTGTCGGCGTGCTGCAGGGCCAGGGAGGCCAGGCGTCGACGCAGTTGGCCCAACAGGTCGATCGCCAGATCGATCTCGTGGCGCAGCCACAGGCGGATGTCGGTGGCGACCTGGTCGTTGCGCGAACGCCCGGTGTGCAGACGCTTGCCTGCGTCGCCGATGAGTTCAACCAGACGTTTTTCGATGTTCAGGTGCACGTCTTCCAGGTCCAGCGACCAGTTGAATTGGCCATTTTGGATTTCTTGCAAAATCCGGGCCATGCCGCGCTGGATGTCGCTCAGGTCTGCGGCGCTGATTACGCCGACCGCCGCCAGCATGTCGGCGTGAGCCAGCGAGCCCTGGATATCGAACTCGGCCATGCGCTGATCGAAATTGACCGATGCGGTATAGCGTTTCACCAAATCCGAGACCGGCTCGGAGAAGCGGGCCGACCAGGCCTGGGATTTATTATCGAACTGATTGTGGGATGAGGGGGTATTGGACATAGTGCGGGGATTATAGATTAGGCGGATGCGGACGGATTCGGGTGCTCCCTGAGCTATATTAAAGGTTTTCAGCGGGAACCGGACATCATGGCGCAGTCAGACATGAAGCAGATCACAGCGATAGTCAAACCCTTTAAGCTTGACGAGGTCCGCGAGGCGCTGTCCGATCTGGGCGTCAATGGCTTGACAGTGGCCGAGGTCAAGGGCTTCGGACGTCAGAAGGGACACACAGAACTCTATCGCGGCGCTGAATACGTCGTCGATTTTCTACCAAAAATCCGGATTGACGTGGTGGTGGCTGCCGATCAGACCGAAGGGGTGATTGATGCCATTATCCGTGCCGCGCGCACCGGCAAGATCGGTGATGGCAAGATTTTCGTCACGCCGGTCGAGCAGGTAGTGCGTATTCGCACAGGGGAAAGCGGCGTCGAGGCCCTGTAGCCCCCGATTGTCCCGCCAATGCCCAGAAGGTCGGCAAAAAATATTCAGCCACCAGCAATGGCTGGCCCAGGCGCATGAATACCGAATGCCGGGCCTCAACAGGGGCATTGGCCTGCGTTGTTGCCCCGGGAACGCCCGTCTGGTGCGCGTGCAGCCGCCCGAAGCGAAACGGGCTGCGCGCGATGCGGGGATCTTGGTACAGAATGTCGGCCAGCGGGCGACTGCCCAGGCCGCGCATGGCTTTCCAGGCCCCCAGGCAGCCATGCCAGGACGTA
The nucleotide sequence above comes from Castellaniella sp.. Encoded proteins:
- the plsY gene encoding glycerol-3-phosphate 1-O-acyltransferase PlsY, with protein sequence MPDYLLTLGPILSLLVGYLLGSLPFAVIVSRLMGLRDPRSFGSGNPGATNVLRSGSKVAAILTLLGDAAKGWAAVALAAWCVRQGWLPELAIPLAGLGAVLGHMLSLFLGFRGGKGVATALGVLLALQPWLALATTLTFLVLVLVTRFVSLASILAAVFAPFYYILGDNAIWRSNAPTTIIIVLISVLVINRHRANINRLMAGTESRLGAKKKP
- a CDS encoding peptidoglycan DD-metalloendopeptidase family protein; protein product: MHDGTLVTDAPTPQSLRTERFLSPGRSTPKAPRGGRHILLLAAVLSAVALAGCASRSQRAPVADHSSGSSTQAASGTYVVRSGDTLYKIAQAHGMEVSRLVQLNNITDPSQLAIGQMLRLDASTPQPTGGAATTVATPVTTPGSSAGTPAAPVSTSAARASDANLVSWGWPAEGKIIQGFTSNTKGIDIEGQAGAPVLAAADGKVLYAGNGVRGLGNLILLGHSNGFITAYAHNQTLLVKTGSAVKKGVKVATIGQTDTTSPRLHFEVRRSGTPVNPLSYLPAR
- the tsaD gene encoding tRNA (adenosine(37)-N6)-threonylcarbamoyltransferase complex transferase subunit TsaD, which encodes MLIIGFESSCDETGVAIACTERGLLAHALYSQIAMHREYGGVVPELASRDHIRRIVPLTRQVLQQAGVRASDLELVAYTAGPGLAGALLVGAGFARAFAWGQGLPALPIHHLEGHLLSPLLAEDTPDFPFVALLVSGGHTQLMRVDGVGQYQLLGETLDDAAGEAFDKSAKLLGLGYPGGPELSRLAEQGDASACQLPRPMLHSGDLDFSFSGLKTAVLTRMRAFQAAGQETDLVARANLAAATESAIVDVLAAKSIRALRQTGLKTLVVAGGVGANQHLRRQLQAAMPALGGRVYFPPLHLCTDNGAMIAWAAALRVRAGLVDTSQLLDAGFAVRPRWNLQDICVPG
- a CDS encoding P-II family nitrogen regulator — protein: MKQITAIVKPFKLDEVREALSDLGVNGLTVAEVKGFGRQKGHTELYRGAEYVVDFLPKIRIDVVVAADQTEGVIDAIIRAARTGKIGDGKIFVTPVEQVVRIRTGESGVEAL
- the surE gene encoding 5'/3'-nucleotidase SurE; the encoded protein is MRILVTNDDGYNAAGIEALVAVLRPLGDITVVAPETNCSGASNSLTLRRPLLVRQAANGFFFVNGTPSDCVHVALTGLLDFRPDLVVSGINNGANMGEDTLYSGTVAAASEGYLFGVPSIAFSLLSREWQHLDTAAQVAHELVVRFRDQPWASPLLLNVNIPSVPYRELTGFRTTRLGRRHPSEPVIRSTTPYGETVYWIGPVGRPLDGGLDTDFGATESLAVSLTPLRLDLTDHAQAQAVAQWVQA
- a CDS encoding protein-L-isoaspartate(D-aspartate) O-methyltransferase → MMNKSRHPPLGQPPRISRSPVRSSTLGPGYSVANSNTRILGPQGGTATLSSAVPPAASANLGLNSDRLRTQMVRRLREQGISDDRVLAAMQAVARHDFVDQGLASRAYEDAALPIGYGQTISQPWVVAYMLAVMAQDRTPQRVLEIGAGCGYQSAVLAQFVPEVYAVERIRGLYDQARLNLSHGRARGRVRLSFGDGMRGLEHRAPFDGIVVAAAGVKIPEVLLHQLAVGARLIAPEGAAHQRLILFERTGPASWHRVELEDVRFVPLRPGTQA
- a CDS encoding chorismate--pyruvate lyase family protein gives rise to the protein MTPKTASPRLWRNAPSPYLDSLQQAWLCQPGALTAGLRKLGQVRLFVCREATLALPASWAAEAGLQIGSAIWWREILMTVNGLPSVQACSFTSWHGCLGAWKAMRGLGSRPLADILYQDPRIARSPFRFGRLHAHQTGVPGATTQANAPVEARHSVFMRLGQPLLVAEYFLPTFWALAGQSGATGPRRRFPLCEYALPARPA
- the rlmD gene encoding 23S rRNA (uracil(1939)-C(5))-methyltransferase RlmD, producing the protein MPEPILHTLDIESLDLEGRGIAHHDGKVVFVDGALPGERVVARITRRKPSYDKAQLESVLRASSQRVTPPCPHFGVCGGCAMQHLDPAAQMAVKQRALEDALAHLGKVTPGQILPAMQGPDWGYRHRARLSVRLVHKKGGVLVGFRERRGSYVADIHECRVLPPHVSALLVPLRGLVGGLSRPDRIPQIEVAVGDQATVLCLRHMEPLTDADLLRLRDFAGMHNIIWWLQPKGPETAHPLDPAQLDALAYALPAYGLRMHYRPADFTQVNPFINQTLIARALMLLDVQPQDRVADLFCGLGNFSLPLATQARQVLGIEGSATLVARAREDAMRQGLAERTEFTELNLFEVDADWLRSLGYFDLMLIDPPREGAFAVAQALAVLAPTERPRRVVYVSCNPATLARDAGCLVHDGGWTLRAVGAVNMFPHTAHVESIAVFEP